A DNA window from Myxocyprinus asiaticus isolate MX2 ecotype Aquarium Trade chromosome 15, UBuf_Myxa_2, whole genome shotgun sequence contains the following coding sequences:
- the LOC127452683 gene encoding 60S ribosomal protein L18-like, whose protein sequence is YQGVDIRHNKDRKVHRKEPKSQDIYLRLLVKLYRFLARRSDAPFNKVILRRLFMSKTNRPPLALSRLIRKMKLPGRDNQIAVVVGNITDDIRIQDVPKLKVCALKVTAGARRRILKAGGQIMTFDQLALTAPRGQGTVLLSGPRKAREVYRHFGKAPGTPHSHTKPYVRSKGRKFERARGRRASRGYKN, encoded by the exons TACCAGGGAGTTGACATCAGACACAACAAGGACCGCAAGGTTCACAGGAAGGAGCCCAAAAGTCAGGATATTTACCTGAGGCTCCTGGTCAAG TTGTACAGATTCCTGGCTCGTCGTTCTGATGCTCCCTTCAACAAGGTCATCCTGCGGAGACTCTTTATGAGCAAGACCAACCGTCCCCCTCTGGCCCTGTCCCGTCTG ATCCGTAAGATGAAGCTTCCAGGCCGTGACAACCAGATCGCTGTTGTTGTGGGAAACATTACTGATGACATCAGGATTCAGGATGTTCCTAAACTGAAG GTGTGTGCCCTGAAGGTGACTGCAGGTGCTCGCCGCAGGATCTTGAAGGCCGGTGGACAGATCATGACCTTTGACCAGCTAGCCCTTACAGCCCCTAGAGGACAGGGCACAGTTCTGTTGTCAG GACCCCGTAAGGCCAGAGAGGTGTACAGGCATTTCGGTAAAGCTCCTGGAACCCCCCACAGCCACACCAA GCCCTATGTGCGTTCCAAAGGCAGGAAGTTCGAGCGCGCCCGTGGTCGCAGAGCCAGCCGAGGCTACAAGAACTAG